CGGCGGCGCTGCAAAACGTCGTCGAGGTTGCTGAGCGCGCTCTGAGGCTTGCCGTGCTGCGCCTGGACCGACGGGGCCGCGGACGGCACGCTGGCCGGCTTCAATGTCGGCTTGCCGAGAGGCTTGGGAGCGTCAGGCAAGTCGAGGGGTTCTGGTGCCGGCCGAGGCGCCTTGGCCGCGTCGACGTATGTTGGTTTGGGAACGTCCACCGGCTGCCATTCGGATTCCTTGGATTCCGCCGTAAACCGGACAGTGTTGTCGCCGGCGGCGACGGCAACATTGAGGGCAGCCTGACGAAGTTCGACGGCGGTAAGGCGGGTCGCTTCCCGGGCATGGGCTTCGGCGTCGAAGATCTTGGTAGCCGGGCGGTCCGAGGCCGGAGGACCTACGCTGGGGCTCTCAACCGTGGGGCCCATTGCGTTGCGGAAGGCCCTGTTCATCTTCGCTCTGCGGTCCCTGATGGCCAGCCGGCGAAGCAGGAAGACGGTCCCGACCACGCCGACGATGGATACCAATGGCACCCAGCCCGAAACGAGGCCCAGAATGCGCAGCACGCCGGAAACGGCTGCCGTGAGTAACAGGAGGAGACCGGCGAGAGCAAGGGCGCAGCGCCCGTATCTGACTTTGAAGGCCGCTGTGTCCGATGCAGCATCACGCCGTTCGCCGGCGCCAGCCGATACCTCGGGCAATGCGGTTGCGGTGCTCTGCATGGTTTCCATTGCTTTCTCCTGCCGAGGGGTGATTGACAGAACCACCCCGGCTTGCGGTTCATGAGCGTCTTCGTGGATCACATCTGCTGGCATGTCACCGGCCACTTGGACGTGGTTGTGACGATTCCGCAGTATGTATGGCGCAACCCAAACAATCCACAGCGCGACAGCAATGACCAATATCACCGAGCTGCTGAGAGGGAAGTCCACAATCAAAACCGTAGAAGCAAATACGCGGAGGCCGCCGCATTGCCCACGGTGTGTCGCCGGAGAGTCGGCAAATCAATGGATTTACCGACTCTCGTACACCCAGCGGACTAGTTGGCCCCGCGTCTCAGCCAAGCAGCCAGCAAACCCCCAGGGATCTCCTCCGAGGTCAACGCAAAGCTTCGATGGTCAGCCCATTCGCCGTTGATGTGAAGGAAACGCTCACGGCGGCCTTCGTCTCGGAATCCCAGCTTCTCAACGACCCGCAGGCTCGGCCCGTTCTCGGGCCGGATGTTGATCTCCATCCGGTGAAGGCCAAGGGCCTCAAAGCAATGGTCGGTCGCCATGGCAACCGCAGTAGGCGCTATTCCGCGACCGGCCCGGGCCTGGTCGACCCAATAGCCAAGGGTGGCCGTCATCGCCGATCCCCACATAATCGAGGAGACCGTCAACTGCCCGACGATCCTGGGCTCCGGGAACCCCGGAATGCGCTCCGTGATCACAAACGGAAGGGCACTGGCTTGCCGAGCCTGCGCGTTCAGGGAAGCCACCATCTGCCGGTAGTTCGGCAGGCGACCGCCAGGGGCCGGGTTGGAGGCTTCCCAAGGCGCCAGCCACTCACTATTGCGCGAGCGGACCTCGGTCCATTCCTTCTTGTCCCGGAAATGAATGGGACGCAAGATGAGGTCGCCGCTCTCCAGCGTCACCGGCCAAATGGCCGACCCCCACACGGGCAGCTACTCGCTGAGGCCGGCAGTAAAGCCAGGCAACCACTCACGCAAGCCCGGCCCGAGGTCCTCACTGTCGCACGCAAGCTGGACGCAGGCTTTGAGGTAGCTGAGCTTGTCCCCGGTATCGTATCGACGGCCGCGGAAGACGACTCCGTAGACGCCGCTACCTTCGCCGTCGCCCGCAGCGAGTACTTGAAGCGCATCCGTCAGCTGGATCTCTCCCCCACGGCCCGGTTCGGTTTTCTCGAGAACGTCGAAAACCGAGGGGTGAAGCACGTAGCGGCCGATCACGGCCAAGTTGGACGGAGCTTCATCGACAGCGGGCTTTTCCACAAGTTGCTTGATGCGGACGTAGCCGTCCTCGCCGATATCTTCAATGTCCGCACAGCCGTAGGCGCTGATCTGGGAGGGCTCGACTTCGATGAGGGCCACAACGGAACCACCGGTTTTGTGCTGGACCTCGATCATGTCGCTCAGGAGTGTGTCCCGCGCGTCGATAAGGTCGTCACCGAGAAGAACGGCAAAAGGTTCGTACCCGACATGCTGCTTTGCACGCAACACTGCGTGTCCCAGCCCTTTGGGGTCACCCTGACGGACGTAGTGAATGTCGCCGAGGTTACTGGTAGCCTGCACCGACTCCAGCTTGGTGGTGTCACCCTTGGCCTCGAGGGTCGCTTCCAAAGCCGGTACCCGGTCGAAGTGGTCCTCCAACGCACGTTTGTTGCGGCCTGTGATCATGAGGACGTCGTTGAGTCCCACGCTCACGGCTTCTTCGACGACATATTGGATGGCCGGCTTGTCGACTACCGGGAGCATCTCTTTGGGCATGGCTTTTGTAGCAGGCAGGAACCTGGTGCCGAGTCCGGCAACGGGGATAACGGCCTTGCGGACGGTGCAGTTGTTGGAAGTCACCGGACTAATCTAACGGAAGGAGCTGGACATTGGGCAAAAGGAACCTGTGCGGATAGAAGCGACTCCACTATTTCTTCCCCCTCCCCAAGCTGCAAAGCTGCGTGAACAGGAGCAAAAATGACTTTGAAAGACGATATCCGCCGGGACTACCGCAAGCGCCGGCTGACTTTGACAAGGCAACAGCGGGTTGACGCTGGAACCGGGATTGCCCTCGGTGGCCTCTCCTGGGCGGATTCCGTTGCCCGGGGGAAACCGTCGACTTTTGCCGCCTATCTCGGAGTAGCCGCCGAGCCGCCGACAATGCCCTTGCTTGCGGCGCTCCACGCCGCCGGCCACAGGATCCTTCTTCCCGTCTGTGAACCGGAACGGCGTCTGAGCTGGGTCTATTGGACACCGGATACGGCCTTTGTCCGCTCAAAGTACGCACCGATTGACGAGCCGGTGGGCGAACGATTCGACAGCGACGTCATCAGGGATGCCACTGGAATCTTCCTCCCGGCCACCGCTGTCGATGAAGACGGAAACCGTATCGGCCAAGGGGGCGGTTACTACGATCGGCTCCTTGACAAGCTCGACGCCGATGGGCAGCGTCCGCCGACTGTCGCCGTCGTATATGACCACGAAGTGCTGGCCGCGGGGACGATCCCGGCCGAACCGTTCGACAAGCCGGTGGCGGAGGCACTTACCCCCTACCGGATCGTCCGGCTGGTTCCGGCCGATTGATCGGGGCTTCAGGCCTGTCTACTCCGCCACATTTTGTGGTAGCGGCCCCGACTCCGGATGATAGAATTGGCACTCAGGCCCTGGGACTGCTAATGGACGGAACAATCCGCCTTGGCAGCACAGGACCTGTAGTTCGTCCCGGAGGAGGATCACCAGTGCCCACATATGCCTATGCCTGCAAAGACTGCGGACATGCCTTTGACATCGTTCAGTCGTTCACGGACAGCTCCCTGTCCGACTGCCCTGAATGCCAAGGGTCGTTGCGTAAGAAGTTCAACAGCGTGGGCGTCGTCTTCAAGGGATCGGGCTTCTACCGCACCGACTCCCGGGACTCCAAGGGAAGCACCGTTTCGGCCGCTCCCGCCTCACCAGCTGCGCCTTCGGCTCCAGCGTCGGTTCCGGCGGCTGCCGCGAGCTGATTGCGGTTTCCAGTCGCTCCCGGTTTTCCACATAGCTCAACGTTCCACATAGCTCATAAAGCCCTGCCGCGGGCCCGCGGACCCGGTTAGCGTGGCACCATGCCCGCAATCCCGAACGTACCCCCGGATCCCATGTCCGCCGGATCATTGTCGCTTCCGCGCGATAAACTCCTCGCACCGATCAGCAGGGCCCGCACCCGCCGTCTCCAGGCTCTTCCCTTCAGGGCCGGCGGACATCGGGGCGCTAGCGCGGGACCATCCAAACACCGCAGCTTCGGTAGCTGGTTAAACCGCAACCGTCGCCTCGTCGTGGCGCTCCTGCTATGCGTGGCCGCCGGGATCGCAGTCCATCAACTGACTCCCGCTTCGGAGCAACGAGCCACGGTCCTGGCCGCCGCGCGGGATCTTCCCGCCGGGTCCGCCTTGACGGATACCGACCTCAAGCCCCTCGCTGTCCTTCCTGATGGAATTCCAGCCGGGGCACTCACCCCGGGAACCGGATACGGCGGAAAGCAGCTTGCCTCGCCGCTGCGGAAGGGGCAGATCCCCACAGACGCCCAACTCCTGGGACCGGGCCTGCTGACCGGGACCGCACTCGCGACGGCGGCCGTTCCACTTCGCATGGCCGATCCCGCTTCAATTCAGCTCATCTCGTCCGGCCAGTTGGTCAACGTTGTGCTCACCGTGGCAGACGGACTTGAAGGGCCAGGCAAGAAATCCGAACTCTTGGCATCTGCGGTGCCGGTTTTGTGGACATCCGCGCAAGGAGGCAAAGCGAACCAATGGTTGGGCACGAACGAGGCGGACGGCCTTGTGGTTGTCGCCGCCAATCCGCAGCAGGCCGAAATCCTCGCCGGAGCTTCCACTCGCGGGAAACTGTTCTTTGTCCTCGTCAATCCCTCTGACAACCTGTCATGAAATATTCAGCCCCAGTGCGGGGGCCTTTGTTCCTTCAGCCAAGCGTCATGGTCGTAGCCGGGCTCATCACCCCAGCGGCGCGGATCGTCCTCGGAGGCTTTCTTGGGCAGAATGCTTTCTTCCACCTGCTTCCGCTCGGGCGCGGGCTTCACTCTTGTTTTCTCCTGCTCGTCCAACTCGATGTCAGCGCCTACCGCATCGGCACTGGCGTCCGCAGGGTGCTTGGATTGAGTGCTTTTGCTTTCCGCCATTGCGCTTCCTTAGGGGATCGCCGGTCCCGGGCCAGGGCCTTCGGTACTGCCGGGTCCGGCCGCGGCCGACTCCGCCTGTCTGTTCAGTTCCAATTGTTCAACATCAATGTCCAGGAATCCATCGTGGACTGCACCGTACGAGGGTGCTATCGGCTTCTCCAGTCCCAAGTAGGACCCGATGCGGTCAGCGCAGGACGAAGGATCAGTGAATACTTCAATGGTCCACAATGACATGTAACGCCAGCCAAGTCGTTCCAGCAATTGGGGCCGCAGCCGGCTGCGCTCCCTGACGCTCATGCGGCGGTATCGTTCCGTGCCATCGGATTCAATGGCCACCGGGGTGGGCATTTCGGTGTCATCACGGCCTATGGTGTGCACGGGGTCTGCTGCCGCGGCAATGTCCAAGGCTCCGTCGTAGTGGTGCCACACCCGGGCTCCACGGGCACGGAGTCGCTCGCCCAGATCCGCCACCAAAGGATCCTCACCGAGCGCTTGCTCGCTGGCAGCAGCCCTGGTGGCAGGTGTCCCCAGTTCCGAATTCCCGGACAGTTCACGGTCAAGGAGTTCATGGAATTCAACGGCGCCGTGAGCCAGCCGGTCCAGATCGAGGTCCTCCGGGCGGAAGCAGCTCAGGACGTGCAACGATCTCCGGGAACGGGTCATTGCCAAGGCAAACTTGTTTCGCCCGCCTTCGACGGACAGGGGCCCGAAACTGTGGAGGGCCCTGCCATGGGGAGTGCGCCCGAAGCCCAAGGAGAAGATGATATGGTCGCGGACCAGTCCCTGTGCGCGCTCCAAGTCCACCACGCGGAAGGACTCCGCACCGGCGTTGAAGAAACCCGACAATAGCGGATAGTTGGGAAGCTGGAGCCTGATGGCTTCGCCGATCCTTGCCGCATGGCGAAGGCTTGCGGTGACCACGGCGAGCGAGGTCCGCGGCCGAAGGCTTGCATGTTGAAACACCAGGTCAACCACGCGGTTCACTTCGGCGGCGACCGATTCAACACCTTCGTGATCCGCCCCGGGCAAGCCGGTGCCATCCGGGATGTATTCAACTACTACCGAGCGGTCCAGCCCCGTCACGGATTGCCCGTCCGGCAGCCGACGCAGCCCGCCGTTGTAGTAGTTCTTGCTCAACTGGAGCACCAGATCTTCGTCAACCGCCCGATACACCCAGTTCAACTGCCACGTGGGCAGGACCCGGGCCAAAGCACTGAATGCGCTATCCACGGTGTCCTGGCTGGCGGCACCGGCCATGGGCGGCTCCACCGCGACGCTGAAAGTGCGGGCATTGGCGATCTTCGCGTCGCCAAAGGCAACCACTTGCTGGGCTCGGGCGATGGCCGGCAGCACGGCCTGCAGGGATGTGCTCTCGGCGTCGAGAATCACCACCGCATCGAATTTCTGCTCTGCGGGCAAGAGGCTGGTCAGCAGGTACGGGCTGATGGACCACACGGGAACCAAGCGGGACACAAGGGCAGGCGCCTGGGCGCTGAGCGCCGAGAGAGTAACGCGGCCATCCTTGATCAGGTTCCTGAGGAGTTCCGACTGGCGGGGATGTTCAGCAATTCCTGCCCGCCACATTTCGGCGAGTTTCCACCGGAGCCGGGCGGCTCCGCTGGCGATGTGCGCATGGTCGGCCAAGCGGTACTCCGCTTCGAGGCGGCGGAGGGAATCCCCGTCGGACATCGCGAGATAGTCGTCACCGCTGATCATCGCTTCCAGGGCAGACTGCCACCAGGCGAGGTCAAGTTCCGCGGCAACGGATTCGGCGGGCACTTCGCGTTCAGCCAGGTCAGCAAGAAGCTCGGCGAGTCCGTGCTCGCGCATATCCTCGACCAGAAGCGTGCGCTCCGGGAGCGTCTCAAGGGTTCCCGTGTCCGCCACAAGGCGCTCAAGACGGTCCATGAGATCTTCGTATCGGCTCGCGTGGAGGTCGCCGCCACCGGTCGTGTGTTTGAGGCAATCGCCCAGACGGCGCAGATCCCGGTCCAGTTCACGGTAGCTGGCGCCGAGGTCCGCAAGTCCGGAGGGCACTGCCGGATGGCGCTGGCTGGTCGCGTACTGGGCCCAGAGTGCCCGCTGTTCCTGAACGAGCGCCAAGGAACTGTGCAGATCCGCAATGTGGACACCGGGGCGGACATATTCCTTCGCCACGCGACGCAAGCGGGAGCGCTGCATCGAGGGCATCTCGACTCCCCGCTCTCTGCGCCAAGCCGAGGTACCGGTAGCCGAAATCAGATCGTGGACCGGCCGGTCAAAAATATCAGGGGTGAATTTGTCCAGGCTTTCCCGCACCGCCATCAGGAGCTCGAGCTGCGCGCCCCATTCGGCGAAGTTCGCCCCAAGCCGGATTTCGGAGTGCTCCGCAACCTGGTTCATCCGATCCCGCAGCCGGGGAAGTTGCTCGGCGGCACTGCTGGCCAGTTGCTGGGCTTCCTCGGTCTCCTTGCGCGTGACCAGACGCGCGCCGTACCAGGGGCTCGACGTCGATGCACGGCTGAAGCTGCCAAGCTCGGCAGCGCGTCGGAGTCTTTCAGCCAGCTCGGCCCGGTCTTTGATATTGTCCAGCACGCTGCGCTTCAAGCGGACCGTCGTGGCGGGGGCTGGGTGGATGGAGGTCAGTTCCGCGAGGGACTGCATTGCCTGGTAGGGAGAGCATCCCCAGCGCTGACGCACGTTGTGCAAAGACGCGACATGGTCCATGAGCGCATGGCGGTGCTCGGTCAGGGTCTTGTGGAGATTCGCGAGTTGCGGTTCCAGCGACTTTTCGTTGCGGATAATCGCGCTGACCAGCTGGCCCTTGAGCTGCTGTGGCGTGGCGCCGTTGCCCGGCCTGAACAGCATCGATTCAAGGCCCAGGGCTTCAAAATGAGCCGCCAGGCCGTTGAGGCTCGCCCGCCGGTCACCCACCACAAGCACCGATTTCCCCTCGTTGACGAGGGCACCGATCGCGTTGATGGCCGTCTGTGTCTGGCCACTGCCTGGCGGGGTGCTCACCACCAGCGAATCCCCTGCCCGGACGGCATCCACGACGTATTGCTGATCCGAGTCGGCATCCAGGAGGAGCGATTCTTCGGCGGGGTCGCGCTCGTCGAGGTTCGGGAACCGTCCGGATTTGATGGGTTCGGGTTCCACTTCGCCGCCGTTGGCGGCTTCAAACAGGGAGGCAACGACGCTGCTGTTCTCGTTGATCCAGGGGTCATCCAAGTTCCCGGACAGATCCGCCAGCGTCGTGATGAGGAGATTGGGGGTTACTTCCGCACCGTGGATCGGTTGTACCAGTGTGGCAAGACGGTCGAGGACCGGCAGGGGGTCAAGGCGCGCGGTGTTGTAGGCCATGCGGCTCACCGCGTTGACGTCAAAGACGATTCCATGGACGGTCTTCAAGTGCCGGACCAACGCCGGGTTGA
This genomic interval from Arthrobacter sp. FW306-2-2C-D06B contains the following:
- a CDS encoding GNAT family N-acetyltransferase — encoded protein: MWGSAIWPVTLESGDLILRPIHFRDKKEWTEVRSRNSEWLAPWEASNPAPGGRLPNYRQMVASLNAQARQASALPFVITERIPGFPEPRIVGQLTVSSIMWGSAMTATLGYWVDQARAGRGIAPTAVAMATDHCFEALGLHRMEINIRPENGPSLRVVEKLGFRDEGRRERFLHINGEWADHRSFALTSEEIPGGLLAAWLRRGAN
- the galU gene encoding UTP--glucose-1-phosphate uridylyltransferase GalU — translated: MTSNNCTVRKAVIPVAGLGTRFLPATKAMPKEMLPVVDKPAIQYVVEEAVSVGLNDVLMITGRNKRALEDHFDRVPALEATLEAKGDTTKLESVQATSNLGDIHYVRQGDPKGLGHAVLRAKQHVGYEPFAVLLGDDLIDARDTLLSDMIEVQHKTGGSVVALIEVEPSQISAYGCADIEDIGEDGYVRIKQLVEKPAVDEAPSNLAVIGRYVLHPSVFDVLEKTEPGRGGEIQLTDALQVLAAGDGEGSGVYGVVFRGRRYDTGDKLSYLKACVQLACDSEDLGPGLREWLPGFTAGLSE
- the cpaB gene encoding Flp pilus assembly protein CpaB; translated protein: MPAIPNVPPDPMSAGSLSLPRDKLLAPISRARTRRLQALPFRAGGHRGASAGPSKHRSFGSWLNRNRRLVVALLLCVAAGIAVHQLTPASEQRATVLAAARDLPAGSALTDTDLKPLAVLPDGIPAGALTPGTGYGGKQLASPLRKGQIPTDAQLLGPGLLTGTALATAAVPLRMADPASIQLISSGQLVNVVLTVADGLEGPGKKSELLASAVPVLWTSAQGGKANQWLGTNEADGLVVVAANPQQAEILAGASTRGKLFFVLVNPSDNLS
- a CDS encoding FmdB family zinc ribbon protein, which produces MPTYAYACKDCGHAFDIVQSFTDSSLSDCPECQGSLRKKFNSVGVVFKGSGFYRTDSRDSKGSTVSAAPASPAAPSAPASVPAAAAS
- a CDS encoding AAA family ATPase, whose amino-acid sequence is MPIWSKSSRAITEKKAAVSVGQSHEESSAELRKWLSGLKPVTGADTMLRFVKTPEGSIDLSNGHPSGLAQLLAGRRTRLSTLIRDRQQYLVAARAARNLRSKIFELGNDRGIDAGYLSCGTVVWTSAVGGKPQRVSAPVMLAAISLTARPGEDDYELQLTEQAGINPALVRHLKTVHGIVFDVNAVSRMAYNTARLDPLPVLDRLATLVQPIHGAEVTPNLLITTLADLSGNLDDPWINENSSVVASLFEAANGGEVEPEPIKSGRFPNLDERDPAEESLLLDADSDQQYVVDAVRAGDSLVVSTPPGSGQTQTAINAIGALVNEGKSVLVVGDRRASLNGLAAHFEALGLESMLFRPGNGATPQQLKGQLVSAIIRNEKSLEPQLANLHKTLTEHRHALMDHVASLHNVRQRWGCSPYQAMQSLAELTSIHPAPATTVRLKRSVLDNIKDRAELAERLRRAAELGSFSRASTSSPWYGARLVTRKETEEAQQLASSAAEQLPRLRDRMNQVAEHSEIRLGANFAEWGAQLELLMAVRESLDKFTPDIFDRPVHDLISATGTSAWRRERGVEMPSMQRSRLRRVAKEYVRPGVHIADLHSSLALVQEQRALWAQYATSQRHPAVPSGLADLGASYRELDRDLRRLGDCLKHTTGGGDLHASRYEDLMDRLERLVADTGTLETLPERTLLVEDMREHGLAELLADLAEREVPAESVAAELDLAWWQSALEAMISGDDYLAMSDGDSLRRLEAEYRLADHAHIASGAARLRWKLAEMWRAGIAEHPRQSELLRNLIKDGRVTLSALSAQAPALVSRLVPVWSISPYLLTSLLPAEQKFDAVVILDAESTSLQAVLPAIARAQQVVAFGDAKIANARTFSVAVEPPMAGAASQDTVDSAFSALARVLPTWQLNWVYRAVDEDLVLQLSKNYYNGGLRRLPDGQSVTGLDRSVVVEYIPDGTGLPGADHEGVESVAAEVNRVVDLVFQHASLRPRTSLAVVTASLRHAARIGEAIRLQLPNYPLLSGFFNAGAESFRVVDLERAQGLVRDHIIFSLGFGRTPHGRALHSFGPLSVEGGRNKFALAMTRSRRSLHVLSCFRPEDLDLDRLAHGAVEFHELLDRELSGNSELGTPATRAAASEQALGEDPLVADLGERLRARGARVWHHYDGALDIAAAADPVHTIGRDDTEMPTPVAIESDGTERYRRMSVRERSRLRPQLLERLGWRYMSLWTIEVFTDPSSCADRIGSYLGLEKPIAPSYGAVHDGFLDIDVEQLELNRQAESAAAGPGSTEGPGPGPAIP
- a CDS encoding 5-formyltetrahydrofolate cyclo-ligase; translation: MTLKDDIRRDYRKRRLTLTRQQRVDAGTGIALGGLSWADSVARGKPSTFAAYLGVAAEPPTMPLLAALHAAGHRILLPVCEPERRLSWVYWTPDTAFVRSKYAPIDEPVGERFDSDVIRDATGIFLPATAVDEDGNRIGQGGGYYDRLLDKLDADGQRPPTVAVVYDHEVLAAGTIPAEPFDKPVAEALTPYRIVRLVPAD